A single window of Lytechinus variegatus isolate NC3 chromosome 8, Lvar_3.0, whole genome shotgun sequence DNA harbors:
- the LOC121420329 gene encoding LOW QUALITY PROTEIN: F-box/LRR-repeat protein 18-like (The sequence of the model RefSeq protein was modified relative to this genomic sequence to represent the inferred CDS: deleted 1 base in 1 codon) has product MSSVKRRRNSSREGAGVNDMSYLDMIPDVVLIEILSYLHATEVAEVTAISKRLRQLSRTPTGSRRINLSKCLHITFEGLQDYLRPLTRVMTGALDLSQNPWIPAKSFERLANFMVNITSLDITGCCISVPCLNKILCKATNLHTLALTDRGFHFVTSSEEGSSKKDSFTKKSLQTLSRIRRLTIAFLMCSEDLSLVVHCPRLEALKIDLHVHEMPFKLSACYCSLENLPAEHFCNLRRFTQTNVHSVMHPNVANHMGSIITESLLRGTKFTKLFLPTYLTEDEDIAEINKMNTSWSSSLSHADLPFELKGPLPSLRYLQTDYLRYKKVEDFKQFPNLQYLFLSPKADGKLEFKLDLLPILADSCPHLIGLCLPDTHIHPKATDEPVAMILGRFKKLQHLSISPCAFQVHNQANHSIFDTEEDIAEKNAAATSNERPAELLKDISGLVKACPFLTELELIYPQTNIVFISNVTRAPVCSKESTETVPTDTSLAAIGNLKFLQRLTIGGALGIRHGGGFVRIFKECRQLYFLSLADIGLSGQCTWMPAFCEALQYASSLQDLRVEHQNLELSTQFQLALQNCKRLRRLLLHSQKRRIQKSKGGNIYWPQCGRFLDLLRTCPDLHLLAVFSADPKSMTRLGTDESSLKKSRLEAFFGLSFPQCRHNLRFDNINWREFVVFRHHVCEPTKFNGIM; this is encoded by the exons TCGCATCAATCTATCTAAGTGCCTTCACATTACGTTTGAGGGGTTGCAGGACTACCTAAGGCCCCTCACGCGAGTGATGACTGGAGCTCTGGACTTGAGCCAGAACCCCTGGATACCAGCAAAGTCCTTTGAAAGACTCGCCAATTTCATGGTCAATATCACATCGTTGGATATAACTGGCTGCTGCATTAGTGTACCG TGTCTGAACAAGATCCTTTGCAAGGCAACCAACCTCCACACTCTAGCCTTAACTGATCGAGGCTTCCATTTCGTTACATCTTCCGAAGAGGGATCATCCAAGAAGGATTCCTTCACCAAGAAAAGCCTCCAAACACTCTCGAGAATCAGGCGTCTTACCATAGCCTTCTTGATGTGCAGTGAAGACCTATCCCTTGTAGTCCACTGCCCTAGGCTGGAAGCCCTAAAGATTGACCTGCATGTTCATGAAATGCCATTCAAACTCAGCGCCTGCTATTGTTCCCTTGAAAACCTGCCAG CGGAGCACTTTTGTAATCTGAGGAGGTTTACTCAAACGAATGTACACTCCGTCATGCACCCGAATGTAGCAAACCACATGGGCAGCATTATTACAGAGTCATTG CTACGTGGAACGAAATTCACAAAGCTCTTCCTCCCAACATATCTAACTGAGGATGAGGATATCgctgaaatcaataaaatgaacaCTTCTTGGTCATCGAGCCTCAGTCATGCAGACCTCCCATTTGAGCTGAAGGGACCTTTGCCCTCCCTACGCTACCTACAAACAGACTACCTCCGTTATAAGAAAGTGGAAGATTTTAAACAGTTTCCAAACCTTCAGTATCTCTTTTTGTCACCGAAAGCTGATGGAAAG TTGGAGTTTAAATTAGATCTACTTCCAATCTTAGCTGATTCTTGCCCTCACCTCATTGGACTGTGTTTACCTGATACTCACATTCATCCCAAGGCTACTGATGAACCG GTTGCTATGATACTTGGACGATTCAAAA AGTTACAGCATCTATCGATATCTCCTTGTGCCTTCCAGGTACACAATCAGGCCAATCATTCAAT TTTTGACACCGAGGAAGACATTGCCGAGAAGAATGCAGCAGCAACGAGC aaTGAGAGACCAGCTGAATTGTTGAAGGACATATCTGGTCTGGTAAAAGCCTGCCCTTTTCTAACGGAACTAGAACTGATCTATCCACAAACAAACATCGTCTTCATATCAAACGTTACACG TGCACCAGTTTGCAGCAAGGAGTCTACGGAGACGGTACCTACCGATACCTCACTCGCTGCTATAGGGAACCTCAAGTTTCTCCAAAGACTAACAATTGGTGGCGCTCTAGGGATCCGTCATGGCGGAGGCTTCGTGAGGATATTCAAGGAATGTCGTCAGCTCTACTTCCTGTCCCTGGCAGACATTGGACTTAGTGGGCAGTGTACGTGGATGCCAGCTTTCTGCGAAGCCCTGCAGTATGCGTCATCACTGCAAGATTTAAG GGTGGAACACCAAAACCTGGAGTTGTCAACACAGTTTCAGCTTGCTTTACAGAACTGCAAGAGATTGAGAAGGCTTCTCTTGCACTCACAGAAAAGAAG GATCCAGAAGTCGAAGGGTGGGAACATCTATTGGCCGCAGTGTGGTAGGTTTCTAGATTTACTGCGCACCTGTCCCGACCTCCATCTACTGGCCGTGTTTTCTGCAGATCCTAAGAGTATGACGAGACTAGGGACAGATGAGAGCAG CTTGAAGAAGAGTAGACTGGAAGCCTTCTTTGGATTGTCTTTCCCACAGTGCAGACATAATCTTCGTTTTGACAACATCAACTGGCGAGAGTTTGTGGTATTTAGACATCATGTGTGTGAGCCAACGAAATTTAATGGTATCATGTGA